Proteins encoded within one genomic window of Setaria italica strain Yugu1 chromosome IV, Setaria_italica_v2.0, whole genome shotgun sequence:
- the LOC101767194 gene encoding disease resistance protein RPM1 has translation MADALFVVLRKVALSLGEGVLERIGTELAEVAPILTDFEHSMKQIEGELSILKAFIDQVSTHKDGDKAFDAWLDQVRDVALEVEDIIDEYAYLTAQAPDTSSFFKRKFHQIKNFAAWQKFPSQVSQVEARIQRLTEMRNRYGISLGELDKSNKLQQYNQFSTSDFAYLTDNSEIVGNTDEIARLTHWLLEEKQDRTLIAIFGMGGLGKTTITSSVYKNQKIRRNFDCRAWVTLSQTYQAEELLREIINQLIDQRSSMASGLMTMNRMRLIEVIQSYLQDKKYMIVLDDVWDKDAWLFLNYAFVRNNCGSKVLITTRQKDVSSLATGSYVIEMKTLKYAESWELFCKKAFCASKDNICPDNLISWANKIVTKCQGLPLAIVTIGSILSYRELEEQVWKFFYDQLSWHIANNPELNWISSVLNLSLNNLPSYLRSCFLYCSLFPEDYKIKRKLISKLWIAEGLVEERGDGTTMEEVAECYLMELTQRSLLQVTEKNACGRARTFLMHDLVREVTLILAKKEKFGIAYGNGGTAQVAHEARRLSIQRGAKSLNSLASSRLRSFILFDTEVPSSWIYDVSSSFRLLRVLCLRFANIEQVPCVVTELYNLRYVDLSHTKVKKIPASFSKLVNLQVLDLRFSYVDELPLEITMLTNLRHLHVFVVHDVQQRSLNCFGSTKFLGNICHLKNLQALYTISANKHLVLQLENLTQMRGLGIMKVQQSYIAELWNSLTMMPNLSRLLLFASDMDEILNLKMLRALPNLKLLWLAGKLDGGMVPSLFSKFEKITQLKMDWSGLNEDPISSLSHMLNLVNLCLVRAYDGQQLTFCAGWFPKLITLQLIDMEHLDLIEIEDGTLMSLHTLELTGLRNLKAVPEGIKYLRTLDQMFLTDMPNEFIERLLGSDKHIVQHIPDIHNFGSSDSQAANNFISSEYLAKKYGAGAINYSPAE, from the exons ATGGCAGATGCCCTGTTTGTGGTTCTCAGAAAAGTTGCCCTTTCCCTGGGAGAAGGTGTGCTAGAGAGGATCGGCACGGAGCTGGCCGAAGTAGCACCGATTTTGACAGATTTTGAGCACAGCATGAAACAAATCGAGGGTGAGCTCTCTATCCTGAAGGCCTTTATTGACCAGGTTAGTACACACAAAGATGGCGACAAGGCATTTGATGCCTGGTTGGACCAAGTTAGAGATGTTGCCCTTGAGGTGGAAGACATCATTGATGAGTATGCTTACCTTACTGCACAGGCCCCAGATACAAGCAGCTTCTTCAAGAGAAAGTTCCATCAGATCAAGAACTTTGCAGCATGGCAGAAGTTCCCTAGCCAGGTCAGTCAAGTAGAAGCTCGAATTCAGAGGCTAACGGAAATGAGGAATCGGTATGGCATCTCGTTAGGTGAACTAGACAAAAGTAACAAGTTGCAGCAATACAATCAGTTCTCGACGTCAGATTTCGCTTACCTGACTGATAACTCTGAGATAGTGGGGAATACCGATGAGATTGCAAGATTGACACACTGGCTTCTTGAGGAGAAGCAAGACCGAACTTTAATTGCTATCTTTGGTATGGGAGGTTTAGGCAAAACTACAATCACAAGCAGTGTCTACAAGAATCAAAAGATCAGAAGAAATTTTGATTGTCGCGCATGGGTTACCTTATCTCAGACTTACCAAGCTGAAGAACTACTTAGAGAAATCATAAATCAGCTAATAGACCAGAGATCAAGCATGGCAAGTGGTTTAATGACCATGAATCGAATGAGATTGATTGAGGTGATACAAAGCTATCTACAGGACAAAAAGTATATGATTGTCTTGGATGATGTTTGGGATAAGGATGCTTGGTTATTTTTGAACTATGCATTTGTCAGAAACAACTGTGGTAGTAAAGTGCTAATAACAACCCGGCAAAAAGACGTGTCCTCTTTGGCTACTGGCAGCTATGTTATTGAAATGAAAACACTGAAATATGCTGAATCTTGGGAACTATTCTGTAAGAAGGCATTTTGTGCATCAAAAGACAACATATGTCCTGATAATCTTATATCTTGGGCAAACAAAATTGTTACCAAGTGTCAAGGACTGCCCCTGGCCATTGTAACAATTGGCAGTATTCTGTCATACCGTGAATTAGAGGAGCAGGTGTGGAAGTTTTTCTACGATCAACTTAGCTGGCACATAGCAAACAATCCAGAGCTCAATTGGATTTCGAGTGTCCTGAATTTGAGCTTGAATAACCTCCCAAGTTATCTGAGGAGCTGCTTTTTATACTGCAGCCTCTTTCCTGAAGATTACAAGATTAAAAGGAAACTGATTTCCAAGCTATGGATTGCAGAAGGTCTTGTggaagagagaggagatggAACAACAATGGAGGAAGTTGCCGAGTGTTACCTTATGGAGCTCACTCAACGCTCTCTTCTTCAGGTCACAGAAAAGAATGCATGTGGAAGGGCTAGAACATTTCTGATGCATGATCTTGTGCGAGAGGTAACTCTGATACTTGCTAAAAAAGAGAAGTTTGGTATTGCTTATGGCAACGGTGGTACAGCCCAAGTTGCACATGAAGCTCGCCGCTTAAGCATCCAAAGAGGTGCCAAGTCCTTAAATTCTTTGGCAAGTTCACGGCTCCGCTCCTTTATTTTGTTTGATACTGAAGTACCGTCTTCTTGGATATATGATGTTTCATCAAGTTTCAGACTGCTGAGGGTCCTATGCCTTAGATTTGCCAATATTGAGCAAGTTccatgcgtggtcacagaattGTATAACTTGCGTTATGTGGATCTTTCACACACAAAAGTGAAGAAGATACCAGCATCGTTCAGCAAACTGGTTAACCTTCAAGTGTTGGATCTCAGATTCAGCTACGTGGATGAGTTGCCACTGGAAATTACTATGCTAACTAATTTGCGGCATTTACATGTGTTTGTAGTCCATGATGTTCAACAAAGATCATTGAATTGCTTTGGCTCCACCAAATTTCTTGGCAACATTTGTCATCTAAAGAATCTGCAAGCCTTATACACTATTTCAGCCAATAAACATTTGGTTTTGCAGCTGGAGAACTTGACACAGATGAGAGGTTTGGGTATCATGAAAGTGCAGCAAAGCTACATTGCTGAGTTATGGAACTCCCTGACTATGATGCCTAACCTGAGCAGACTGCTGCTTTTTGCGTCTGATATGGATGAGATTCTAAACTTGAAAATGCTTAGGGCGTTACCAAATCTGAAGCTCCTCTGGTTGGCAGGAAAATTAGATGGAGGCATGGTCCCATCACTATTTTCTAAGTTTGAGAAAATAACACAGTTAAAAATGGACTGGTCTGGTCTGAATGAGGACCCTATTAGCTCCTTATCGCACATGTTAAATTTAGTTAATCTGTGTCTCGTCCGAGCATATGATGGGCAACAGCTAACTTTTTGTGCAGGATGGTTCCCTAAGCTCATAACTTTGCAGTTAATTGACATGGAACATCTGGATCTGATTGAGATAGAGGATGGAACATTGATGAGTCTACATACTTTGGAACTTACTGGTTTAAGGAACCTTAAAGCTGTACCAGAGGGCATCAAGTACCTCAGGACACTCGACCAGATGTTTCTGACAGATATGCCAAACGAGTTCATAGAAAGGCTGCTAGGAAGTGACAAACACATTGTTCAACACATACCTGACATCCACAATTTTGGCTCTTCTGATTCTCAAGCAG CAAATAACTTCATTTCTTCGGAATACCTTGCCAAAAAGTACGGCGCTGGTGCAATTAACTACTCCCCTGCAGAGTGA